One window of Serinus canaria isolate serCan28SL12 chromosome 3, serCan2020, whole genome shotgun sequence genomic DNA carries:
- the TMEM200A gene encoding transmembrane protein 200A: MIATGGVITGLAALKRQDSARSQQHVNLAGVPVPEEKKPVRRRPRTDVVIVRGKIRLYSPSGFFLVLGVLIAFFGIAMAILGYWPQKEQLLGSEDNPSLNETRTPRSQESILLRFFEQHVHSDKMKMLGPFTMGIGIFIFICANAILHENRDKETKIIHMRDIYSTVIDIHTLRIREQKQLSGAFTGLLGEAELRHSGSSCASRLAANTVAPFSGFKSNLRMDSSAEEDEITLNEDRTTSSLLPPLLAEQSGSVFGLYPHSSKASDDKSTNSIKCETKSIVSSSISAFTLPVIKLNNCVIDEPSIDNITEDSEITRSQSRNLSMDSLAIPLTDTNESCRPAASMLPRHNSFVDTPSDPFKSSMTLGPSTGKLLSPGAARKQFGSNTSLHLLSSHSKSLDLDRGPSTLTVQAEQRKHPSWPRLDRSNSKGYMKLENKEDPMDRLLVPQSAAKKDFTNKEKLLMISRSHNNLSFEHDEFLSNNLKRGTSETRF; this comes from the coding sequence ATGATAGCAACCGGAGGAGTCATAACAGGACTGGCTGCCTTAAAAAGGCAAGACTCTGCCAGATCTCAACAACATGTAAATCTTGCTGGAGTACCAGTTCCTGAGGAGAAGAAACCAGTTCGACGCCGGCCCAGGACAGATGTAGTAATTGTCAGGGGCAAAATCCGTCTCTATTCTCCATCGGGATTCTTTCTTGTTTTGGGAGTGCTTATCGCATTCTTTGGAATTGCAATGGCCATCCTTGGATACTGGCCCCAGAAGGAACAGCTGTTGGGCTCTGAAGATAATCCATCTTTAAATGAAACCCGGACCCCAAGAAGCCAAGAAAGCATTTTGCTTCGCTTCTTTGAGCAGCACGTGCACTCGGATAAGATGAAAATGCTGGGCCCTTTCACTATGGGCATTGgaatcttcatttttatttgtgcaAATGCCATTCTGCATGAAAACCGtgacaaggaaacaaaaataatacacATGAGAGACATATACTCCACTGTAATAGACATCCACACCCTGAGGATCagggagcagaagcagctgagtgGTGCCTTCACTGGCTTGTTGGGGGAGGCAGAACTCCGGCACAGCGGGAGCTCCTGTGCATCACGGCTGGCTGCGAACACGGTTGCGCCTTTCTCTGGCTTCAAGAGTAATCTTAGAATGGATAGTTCTGCTGAAGAAGATGAGATTACCCTAAATGAAGATAGGACCACTAGCAGCCTCCTTCCACCTCTGCTGGCTGAACAATCTGGTTCAGTCTTTGGACTTTACCCTCACTCCAGCAAGGCTTCAGATGACAAAAGCACTAACTCTATAAAGTGTGAAACAAAATCCATTGTATCTTCTTCCATTAGTGCTTTCACACTGCCAGTAATCAAACTCAATAACTGTGTTATCGATGAACCCAGTATAGATAACATAACTGAGGACTCAGAGATCACCAGGAGTCAGTCTAGAAATCTGTCAATGGATTCTCTGGCCATTCCACTAACTGATACCAATGAATCCTGCAGACCGGCAGCTTCCATGCTGCCACGACACAATTCATTTGTGGACACTCCATCTGATCCCTTCAAATCTTCCATGACTCTTGgacccagcacagggaagctTTTatctcctggtgctgccaggaaGCAGTTTGGTTCCAACACATCTTTGCATCTTCTCTCTTCCCATTCTAAGTCCCTGGACTTGGACAGGGGTCCGTCTACGCTCACTGTCCAAGCTGAGCAAAGGAAACACCCCAGCTGGCCCAGACTGGATCGGAGCAACAGTAAAGGCTATATGAAACTAGAAAACAAGGAGGACCCAATGGATAGGTTACTTGTGCCACAATCAGCAGCCAAGAAAGACTTTACTAATAAGGAAAAGCTTCTTATGATATCAAGATCTCATAATAATTTGAGTTTCGAACATGATGAGTTTTTGAGTAACAACCTGAAGCGAGGAACTTCTGAAAcaagattttaa